ACATATATGGAAAAAAGATTGATGGCCCGTGGGGGAGAGTCCAATGTGTTAGGATCAGGGCTGACGATTCTGGCCACCCTTGGATTAGAACTTTGGACATAGGAAAACCTAAGTATTTTTGCATGTTAGATGGTCCCGTAAGACTGAAGACCTATTCTCCCATAAGAAGTCCTTTTTCTATACTAAAGGATCTTGAGGCGTCTCAGAGGTTCCTTTGGGAGTATTCTGGCGCCAAGGATCTGGAGTTCTCTTTTGACTTACCCCATTGGATATTTACCAAGGTTAGACTAAAAGCAAATATCAAGCAGGATGTTCAGGACGTTACAGGCTCGCTGTGTGTTTTCAGTAGCCATAAAATGGCTCAGCTGATACTCGATTTTGCCATACTCAGGGGATTTGGCTCGGAACGAGAAAGGGGTTTTGGGAGCCTCGATGTAATAGTGGATAGGGGTGATTGAGCTGAGATTGAGGGTCAAATTCAAAATCAAACCAGGCTCTACGATAGATTTTAATTACCAGTGGCATATAACCGCCATGGTATATAAGGTTTTATCTGTATCGGCTCCAGAGTTCAGCAAACAGCTTCATGATTCGGGATATCCTCATTTGGCTGGTCCGGATTTTAAGTTTTTTACCTTCAGCACTTTGTGGGCAGGTAGAGGAGCTACAACTGTGGTAGGTAAGAGGCTTTGCTTTGAATCGGACTCTCTGCTTTGGCGGTTTGATACTCCTGTAGCAGTAGTTTCTTCTCTTTTGGCAGAAGGGCTGATGTCCCTTGGCGAAGTGCGTATTGGAAGCCTGAATGCTGAGGTAGGACAGATTATTGACGAGCCAATGCCTGATTTCTCTGATGGTTTTGCCACCTTTTCTTGCATCTCCCCTCTTGTATCGAGCGTCCCAGATGCCAAGTTGGGACACAAATACCTAGACCCCAAGGATAATCAGTTCTGGGAGGTGTTGAGGGGCAATTTAATCAAGAAATGGGAAACATTGTACAGGAAACCTTTCCAAGGTGAAGTTAAACTGCAGCCGGACTGGGAATATATAAAGACAAGAAAGACAAGTAAATTGATTTCGCTAAAAGGTCGGTACCTAATTAGAGGCCATTTGGTGCCTTTTGCGGTGGAGGGAGCGCCTCAAATTATAGCCCTTGGCTACAGTGCAGGTTTTGGGGGGCGCAATAGCTTAGGATTTGGAATGGTTGAAGTTGCCAAAGGTTAAAGGGGGGATCCTGAGATACCCAATCAACTTTTTCTATTTGAAAAGGTAGAAATAGGTAGACACATCAACACTTTGAAGGTGAAAAACAGGGAAAAAGATGTAGGAGTCCTTGTGCCAGTTTTGCAGATATCTGAAATATTTGCGTTAGGAGGTGCTTGTCCAGATAACGCTGCGTTGAGTTTACTTGCGGAAAAGGCGGTTCCGCTGCATATATTTGATAACAAAACGTATGAAGGCTCTTGGATGCCCTACATGTCCATCCTGTCTGGGCAGGTCAGCATGGCTCAGTATATGGTCCTTTTCGATAAAGATTTGACATTGAAGATAGCCCAGGAGATAGTTAGGGGCGCTTGTAGATTGAGGTGCAGCGTGGCTAGAAAGTGGTTCAGAAAAGATGCAGATATGTGGGAAAGTAAGTATTTAGATTGTTTGAGTAAAATTTATACTAAATCTGCCCCTTCAGAAAAGGTTATACGGGAGATCTTAGAACTGGATTATGAGAGGATAACGACTTACCTCTCAGACATAGATTGGTATGCTTTTGCTGAAGGAATAGCCAAGGCCACAGTGGTCTCTGCTTTTAGCCGCCTTTCTTTAGACCCTTGGATAAATGCACTTTCAATTATGGATCCTTGTTTTGGGTCAAGTCCAAATTTGTGTGTAAATTCCCTCTGGCAGATAAGATCACCCCGTTTTAAGCTACATTTACCTGGGTATCGGCATTATTCACCTCCTTCTGCTGTTTTTCTGTGTTAGCCTTCCACTCCCAATACTCTGCCATATCAAAGTAGCGCTTTCCTGTGGTCCACACCTCGTCGATCTCTACAAGCACTGCTCCGATCAGTCTCACAGCCGACTCCTCGTTAGGGAAGATTCGGATCACCCGCTCCCGCCGGCGGATCTCCTGGTTGAGCCGCTCGACTCCATTGGTGGTGCGCAGCCGCTTCCGGTAGCGCCCTGGTAGTGCCATCACCGCCATTGCGTCCTCGAAACCAGCTTCAAGTCGCTCTACCGCCTTTGGCGCCCGGGCGCCAAAGGCCTCTATCGTTTCGTTCAGCAACCG
The DNA window shown above is from Thermovirga lienii DSM 17291 and carries:
- a CDS encoding hypothetical protein (KEGG: ote:Oter_4003 glycosyl transferase group 1~SPTR: Putative uncharacterized protein), whose translation is MGKVGSIALYLEVSNQDIWKEHETRASFVHNVFGNYEEGLRAGPRLAARRGYVGLLICAFTPEGYRKMLLNASDIYGKKIDGPWGRVQCVRIRADDSGHPWIRTLDIGKPKYFCMLDGPVRLKTYSPIRSPFSILKDLEASQRFLWEYSGAKDLEFSFDLPHWIFTKVRLKANIKQDVQDVTGSLCVFSSHKMAQLILDFAILRGFGSERERGFGSLDVIVDRGD
- a CDS encoding CRISPR-associated protein, Cas6 family (PFAM: CRISPR associated protein Cas6~TIGRFAM: CRISPR-associated endoribonuclease Cas6~COGs: COG1583 Uncharacterized protein predicted to be involved in DNA repair (RAMP superfamily)~InterPro IPR010156: IPR002743~KEGG: trq:TRQ2_1007 CRISPR-associated Cas family protein~PFAM: protein of unknown function DUF57~SPTR: CRISPR-associated protein Cas6;~TIGRFAM: CRISPR-associated protein Cas6) → MIELRLRVKFKIKPGSTIDFNYQWHITAMVYKVLSVSAPEFSKQLHDSGYPHLAGPDFKFFTFSTLWAGRGATTVVGKRLCFESDSLLWRFDTPVAVVSSLLAEGLMSLGEVRIGSLNAEVGQIIDEPMPDFSDGFATFSCISPLVSSVPDAKLGHKYLDPKDNQFWEVLRGNLIKKWETLYRKPFQGEVKLQPDWEYIKTRKTSKLISLKGRYLIRGHLVPFAVEGAPQIIALGYSAGFGGRNSLGFGMVEVAKG
- a CDS encoding protein of unknown function DUF48 (PFAM: CRISPR associated protein Cas1~COGs: COG1518 Uncharacterized protein predicted to be involved in DNA repair~InterPro IPR002729~KEGG: bfr:BF2544 hypothetical protein~PFAM: protein of unknown function DUF48~SPTR: Putative uncharacterized protein;~manually curated); translated protein: MPNQLFLFEKVEIGRHINTLKVKNREKDVGVLVPVLQISEIFALGGACPDNAALSLLAEKAVPLHIFDNKTYEGSWMPYMSILSGQVSMAQYMVLFDKDLTLKIAQEIVRGACRLRCSVARKWFRKDADMWESKYLDCLSKIYTKSAPSEKVIREILELDYERITTYLSDIDWYAFAEGIAKATVVSAFSRLSLDPWINALSIMDPCFGSSPNLCVNSLWQIRSPRFKLHLPGYRHYSPPSAVFLC